One part of the Cystobacter ferrugineus genome encodes these proteins:
- a CDS encoding ComEA family DNA-binding protein — translation MNRTGALAVAALGLWGLGVVARVRGPSPQPALDCAPDEVRVVEGIARCGTGEPPSAPQRLLLGQKLDLNQISEEDLARVPGVGASLARDLVRTRAQRGPFASWDEVASVPGVGSARLASLRAAMELR, via the coding sequence GTGAACCGCACCGGCGCACTCGCGGTGGCCGCGCTCGGGCTGTGGGGCCTGGGCGTGGTGGCGCGCGTGCGTGGGCCCTCCCCACAGCCCGCGCTGGACTGTGCGCCGGACGAGGTGCGGGTGGTGGAGGGAATCGCCCGGTGTGGTACGGGCGAGCCACCCTCCGCCCCACAGCGCCTGCTGCTGGGCCAGAAGCTGGATTTGAACCAGATCTCCGAGGAGGACCTCGCCCGGGTGCCTGGCGTGGGAGCCTCCCTGGCCCGTGACCTGGTGCGCACGCGTGCGCAGCGAGGGCCGTTCGCCTCCTGGGACGAGGTGGCCTCCGTTCCCGGCGTGGGATCGGCCAGGCTGGCGTCGCTCCGGGCGGCGATGGAGTTGCGGTAG